The following is a genomic window from Photobacterium sp. GJ3.
TCAAATCGGTGCGATTTCATTTTTACTGTCGGATCAGTCACTGGCGATGCGAAACGCAGTCCTTGAGGTCAGTGGCGGTTACGGCCTATAAACGCAAGCCTCAGCCCTTCAGCACCTGCGCTGAGGGGCGATGCGAATCTGTGTTCAGTCCGCATCTGCAAAATGTGCCAGTTGATCCGCGTAAGCTTTCTGGAAAGCCGGCCTTACCGTCGCACGTTCCACATAAGCCTGACAGGCAGGATAGTCAGCCAGTGCATCAAATCGTCCAACCAGGCGCAAGGCATCAGACATCACGATATCGGCAATCGAGAAGCGTCCGGCCAGCCATTCACGGGACGTTAAAAACGTTTCCATATGGCTGAGACGGGCGTCTAAAAACCGGTTCAGTGCCATGCTTCCCGGCGTGTCCTGACTCTCCCCGGAGAACCGGACAATAAACCATGGCAACACCGCCATCTCGACGGAATTCAGACCGGCAAACAGCCATTGAATGGTTTCACTGCGACAACGCGGCTCCCGGGACATCAGTGCCTCGCTTTGCTCGCCTAAATGAAGCAGGATCGCGCCACTTTCAAATACAGACAGTTCACCATCTTTCAGCCAGGGCACCTGTCCAAAAGGCTGATGCTGAAAGTGCGCAGCACTTCTGTCCTGAAAAGGCACGGTTTCAACCCGGTAAGGCAGCGCCGCTTCTTCCAGTGCCCAACGTATCCTGACATCCCGTACATATCCCCGGGGGAACTCTGGGACCCAATCGAAGGTGGTGAGAATCAGTTCAGCCATAAAGCCTCCCTTCTGGTTTTCATTCAAGATGAATTCGTGATGGCCACTCATGCACGACAGAACAACCCACATGAAGAGCTTTAGATAATGTGGTCAACCAGCGCTGCTGATGCAAGGTGAGGATGACCAAACTGAGCCCTCAACCAAAAAAGCGGAAGGTCAAGAAAGACCTTCCGCATCCAATCAGGCAGTGGCGTATCCGTTTAAATCAGTTCAGCCAGCATGGTGTCGGAATACTCAACCAGCGACTCACCCGCTTTGACTTTGGCAACATAATCCGGGTTGGCAATCAGCGGGCGACCAATCGCCAGCAGATCAAACTTCCCTTCAGCAAGCGCCTGACTGCCGGTTTCCGGTGTAAAGCCGCCGACACCAACCAGCGTCTGACTGTAGTGAGTGCGCATATACTCAGAAGCCGTGCCGCCCAGATAATCAAACGACATCTGGTCATCAAAAATACCGACATGCAGGAAAGCCAGATGGCGGGATTCAAGCTCAGCCAGCAGGTAATCAAACACCTCCCGGTCGCGCGCATCCGGTGTGATGTTGACGTAAGCACCCGGGGACAAACGAAGCGCAGTCCGATCGGCACCAATCGCATTGACCACAGCATCCACAACTGCCAGCGGGAAGCGGGCCATATTTTCCGCGTTGCCACCAAACTCATCTTCGCGAATATTGCTGCTGAAATGCAGGAACTGGTCGATCAGATAGCCATTCGCGCCATGAATTTCAACGCCGTCAAACCCCGCTTCCAGCGCATTAATCGCCGCCTGAGCATAATCTGCAACCAGCTCTTCAATTTCTTCTTTCGTCGTTGCTTTCGGAACCACGTAGCTCAGTTCACGCATACGAGGCACTGTCCCTTCAACGCCGAGTGCTGAAGGTGCCAGTACGAACTCGCCGCCAAAGAAGTGCGGATGCGCGACCCGGCCGGTATGCCAGAGCTGAGCAAAGATTTTCCCGCCATTTTCATGGACTTTGTCGGTTACTTTCCGCCAGCCCGCAATTTGTGCCGGCGTGTAGAGTCCCGGGGTATTCGGGTAGCCCTGACCGTCCGGCCGAATAATGGTTGCCTCTGTGATAATCAGACCAATATCAGCGCGACGGGCATAGTAATCCACCATCGCCTGAGTTGGGACCAGCGCATCATCGGCCATACACCGGGTCAGTGGCGCCATCAGGATCCGGTTTTTCAGTGAGATCGAATCATTCAGATCAATGGATTGAAATAAGTTTTCCATAAAGTACACCGTGTCTATATTTCTTGAATGCCCATTCAAGTTAGACGATCTTGAATGAGCGTTCAAGTATTTTTTGAATGGTTGTTCAAGATCAGTTAAAATCCCTGCAAGCTTTACGGATAAGAGAGAATCGATGCGCAGTGCCGAATTTGACCGTGAAATGGTGTTACGTTCCGCGATGGATGCCTTTATTGCCAAGGGCTACAGCAAAACCAGCATGCAGGACCTGAAACAGGCCACCGGGCTGCATCCGGGTTCCATTTATTGTGCATTTACCAACAAACGTGGTTTGCTGGTCGAAGCGCTGGAGCACTATCAGGCCGAACGGGACAATGCTTTTGTGCAGTTATTTGACAGTCAACCCACAATCATGGCTGGCATTGCGGCCTATCTGGATCAGATGGTGGCCGAATGCGAACAGGAGAACATCAAAGATTGCCTGTTGCAAAAAGCGCTCAGTGAACTGGCACAGGACGATAAAGAGATTGAACGTCTGATCAGCCATAAACTGAAAGACTGGGAACAGCTGTTCGCCTGTAAATTTGAACATGCCCAACAAAATGGCGAGCTCTCAACCCATCGCAGTGCAAAAGCACTTGCCCGATATCTGGTCATGGGAATTTACGGCATCCGTGCTTATTCACACACACAACCTGAACCGGGAGAACTGCGTGAATTAAGTGCAGAACTGATGCAGCATATTCAGGGAATCTGAAAGATTCCCTGGGAACTCATGGGTCATCTCAGTATTTTTAAAACAATCTCATTCATTCCGAATGGGTTGCGCTGTTTTTCGATTAGACAGATATTTTACGCCCAGCCAGGCAGAGGCGAGAATCACTCCCGTGAAAATAGAGACGATCCAAAACTTTGTCGGGTCAACCACCCACAGTAATAAATAAGTCGTCAAAAGATAAAGAACGATAATTCCTGTGAGCAAGAGTGTTTCTGATCGTGCCAGAGCAAAAATTCTTCTCTGAAACCAGTAAACAGGGATGATGATAAATGCAACCAGCAAAAACACTTTCAGGTTTACGACAGATAAGTCCCAGGCACCTTCAACAGCCGCACCAAAGGTAAAAAAGTAAGTCATGATCCCGGCAGACATCCCCATGATGATAAAGCCAGCCGATAGACCGACCTCACTGATTGGCACAAAAAACTTTCGCATCAGCCAACACTGCGAAGCCCTTTCTGCATCCATGCCCAACATCATTGCTCTTATCGCAACCAACAGAAATCCAGAGGTTGAAATCATAAAAAATGCTCTGACAGAAAAAGGTTCGAAAACAATCGATTCGATATTTTCTAACGAGGCATTATTGTCAATATAAAGTGCCATGAAAAATGAAGCGATAAATCCATACAAAGAAAAAACCCAAAAGTCATTCCATAAGGGTTTAAAGGGAATTGGTGTATATTGACTCATATTTATCTTGTCCATAAAAAGTCCAGTCAAGGCGAAAGTAATGTGTATGTTGAAAAAGTTACTTGATTGAATCATGATAAATAAACTTTTTGGGCGTTTCACTTTATATTTTTCATTTGATGAAAACTTGCGGGTTCAAACAAAAAACGGAAGGCTGTGCCTTCCGTTTCAGGGTGAGTTCAACAATCAGTGAATTCATTCAATCCGCATTCATCAGAAGATGCACCGTATTTTCAATATCCTCTTCATCATAATCAAGATCTGCTAATTCAGCCTGAATCTGCTCACCGAGTGTTTTCACATGCGCGGGATGATCATCCAGCCATCTCCGCAACGCCGTTTCGCACCAATCACAGAAACTTTCTTCCCACAAATCGCCCCGCGCGAAAGTCAGCCGGGTTTTCAGAACCGGCAGAAACGCAGCAAAGCCACCTTCAATCTGATCCTGATTGTCCCAATAGTGGTGGAAGAGCTGATCGATTTGCTCGCCCGTCCCTTCATATTCCGTGATTAGTGGTAAGGCTTTCAGGTATTCAACATACAACGGAATATAACGGGGATGGGCTTCTGCCAGCAGACCGGCAGCATAATGACCGTAAGGCAGTTCATCCAAATAGAATGCCTGGATCTCATGGAGTTTTAACCAATCAATCTGGGCCTTCAGGTAATTCTCCAGTGCATCCCATGCCTGCAGCGTTTTCGCCTGTTCAAAGAGGCTGTAGAGCAGTGCAGAACAATAAATTTTCGGTTTTTTCAGATTCAGCTGTTCCAGCAGGTCTTCATCCATGGCGCGCACGAGCTCACGGATTTCACGCCCCATAAATCGCTGATCAAACCGATGCTCGTAGTCGAATCGTACCGGATCTTCCGAAACCATGGCATCGGGGTGGCGGACTTCTTCCAGCCAGCGGACCAGCTCAGCACCCATCGCCTCTGGCGTATCTATACCGGAAATCCGACTGAGTTCCTGCTGATAGCAAGCTTCGCGCTGTACATAGCATTGTTGTAATCGCTGCGCCTGATCATGTTCATTCAGAAGTTCTTTCTGGACAGCATCTTCGATTGCCAGCACATCCCGGATTTCTGCCAGCTGTTCCTGAATTTCATCCGGATCAGATTGGTCCCGCTCAACATAGGCCTGATAAGCGGCCAGAAACGCATCCATTTGATTGTTTTCATACAGCCAATCACGGATTGGGAGTGCCTCGCACCAGTCGCCAAAATCATCCCAGCCATGCTGGTCTGAAGCGAAGGTCAGGCGGGCAAGGATGATGGGATAAGTGGCTGAAGTGATCCCAAGTTCAGGAATGATCTCGCGCAGGAACTCCCCCACGGTTTCTTCCGGAACTGCGTCTTGGCATGTCGAGAGAAATTCAACATACAGCGCGCCATACTTAGTGATGTCATGACGCAACAAAGCTTCCGCAGCATAGTTACCGTAAGGCAGTTCTTCCGCATACAAAGCGTCCCCCTGCTTGATGTCTCTCACCCATTGAATTTGCTGTCTTAAATAACTTGCCAGCAATTCCCAGCACTGGAGGGACACCGCTTTATCAAACAGAGCATCAAGATAGGCATCAAAATCGAAGTCAAAATCGTCATCATCCTGACAAATATCAAAACGACTGACCGGATCCGAAGCATCGCCTTCGATTGCTGCTTCCAGCGCTTTGTGTTCTTCAGTCTTAAACCATTCTTCAAAGCGCTCCCAGTACATCAAACCGCGA
Proteins encoded in this region:
- a CDS encoding glutathione S-transferase family protein encodes the protein MAELILTTFDWVPEFPRGYVRDVRIRWALEEAALPYRVETVPFQDRSAAHFQHQPFGQVPWLKDGELSVFESGAILLHLGEQSEALMSREPRCRSETIQWLFAGLNSVEMAVLPWFIVRFSGESQDTPGSMALNRFLDARLSHMETFLTSREWLAGRFSIADIVMSDALRLVGRFDALADYPACQAYVERATVRPAFQKAYADQLAHFADAD
- a CDS encoding alkene reductase — translated: MENLFQSIDLNDSISLKNRILMAPLTRCMADDALVPTQAMVDYYARRADIGLIITEATIIRPDGQGYPNTPGLYTPAQIAGWRKVTDKVHENGGKIFAQLWHTGRVAHPHFFGGEFVLAPSALGVEGTVPRMRELSYVVPKATTKEEIEELVADYAQAAINALEAGFDGVEIHGANGYLIDQFLHFSSNIREDEFGGNAENMARFPLAVVDAVVNAIGADRTALRLSPGAYVNITPDARDREVFDYLLAELESRHLAFLHVGIFDDQMSFDYLGGTASEYMRTHYSQTLVGVGGFTPETGSQALAEGKFDLLAIGRPLIANPDYVAKVKAGESLVEYSDTMLAELI
- a CDS encoding TetR/AcrR family transcriptional regulator encodes the protein MRSAEFDREMVLRSAMDAFIAKGYSKTSMQDLKQATGLHPGSIYCAFTNKRGLLVEALEHYQAERDNAFVQLFDSQPTIMAGIAAYLDQMVAECEQENIKDCLLQKALSELAQDDKEIERLISHKLKDWEQLFACKFEHAQQNGELSTHRSAKALARYLVMGIYGIRAYSHTQPEPGELRELSAELMQHIQGI